The Strix aluco isolate bStrAlu1 chromosome 1, bStrAlu1.hap1, whole genome shotgun sequence genome has a window encoding:
- the LOC141926397 gene encoding isopentenyl-diphosphate Delta-isomerase 1 isoform X1: protein MWRVLRRAASVGRRGAAVLQGRCCRHCVWGCRQPLASAAGLCGGKARAESRTCATITMPEVNTDHLDEQQVQLLAEMCILIDENDNKIGADTKKNCHLNENIDKGLLHRAFSVFLFDTENKLLLQQRSNAKITFPDCFTNTCCSHPLSHPLELEENNAIGVRRAAQRRLKAELGIPMEQVTPEEISYLTRIHYKAKSDGIWGEHEIDYILFVQKDVTLNPDPNEIQSYCYVTQKELKQLLDKASKNEVKITPWFKLIAETFLFKWWDNLPNLNKFVDHEKIHRM from the exons ATGTGGCGCGTGTTGCGCCGGGCCGCTTCTGTGGGCCGCCGCGGAGCCGCCGTCCTTCAGGGGCGTTGCTGCCGCCATTGCGTGTGGGGCTGTCGCCAGCCGCTCGCGTCCGCCGCCGGCCTCTGCGGGGGGAAGGCCCGGGCCGAGAG tagaacCTGTGCTACCATCACAATGCCTGAAGTAAACACAGATCACCTGGATGAGCAGCAGGTGCAGCTCTTGGCAGAGATGTGCATTCTTATTGATGAAAATGATAATAAGATTGGAGCGGATACCAAAAAAAACTGTCATTTGAATGAAAACATTGATAAAG gtttacTGCACCgagctttcagtgttttcttatttgatacagaaaataaactgttgcTGCAGCAGCGGTCAAATGCAAAAATTACATTTCCAG ATTGTTTTACCAACACTTGTTGCAGTCACCCTCTAAGCCATCCActagaactggaagaaaataacGCTATTGGTGTTCGGAGAGCAGCGCAGAGACGACTGAAAGCAGAGTTAGGAATTCCCATGGAGCAG GTAACTCCAGAAGAGATCTCCTATCTGACACGAATTCACTACAAGGCCAAGTCTGATGGGATCTGGGGTGAACATGAGATAGACTATATCTTATTTGTGCAGAAGGATGTAACGCTGAACCCTGACCCTAATGAGATCCAAAGCTACTGCTACGTGACGCAGAAAGAACTGAAGCAGCTCTTGGACAAAGCCTCTAAGAATGAAGTGAAGATTACTCCGTGGTTTAAACTAATTGCAGAgacctttctttttaaatggtggGATAACTTACCTAACTTGAACAAGTTTGTTGATCATGAAAAAATACACCGAATGTAA
- the LOC141926397 gene encoding isopentenyl-diphosphate Delta-isomerase 1 isoform X2, translating to MWRVLRRAASVGRRGAAVLQGRCCRHCVWGCRQPLASAAGLCGGKARAERTCATITMPEVNTDHLDEQQVQLLAEMCILIDENDNKIGADTKKNCHLNENIDKGLLHRAFSVFLFDTENKLLLQQRSNAKITFPDCFTNTCCSHPLSHPLELEENNAIGVRRAAQRRLKAELGIPMEQVTPEEISYLTRIHYKAKSDGIWGEHEIDYILFVQKDVTLNPDPNEIQSYCYVTQKELKQLLDKASKNEVKITPWFKLIAETFLFKWWDNLPNLNKFVDHEKIHRM from the exons ATGTGGCGCGTGTTGCGCCGGGCCGCTTCTGTGGGCCGCCGCGGAGCCGCCGTCCTTCAGGGGCGTTGCTGCCGCCATTGCGTGTGGGGCTGTCGCCAGCCGCTCGCGTCCGCCGCCGGCCTCTGCGGGGGGAAGGCCCGGGCCGAGAG aacCTGTGCTACCATCACAATGCCTGAAGTAAACACAGATCACCTGGATGAGCAGCAGGTGCAGCTCTTGGCAGAGATGTGCATTCTTATTGATGAAAATGATAATAAGATTGGAGCGGATACCAAAAAAAACTGTCATTTGAATGAAAACATTGATAAAG gtttacTGCACCgagctttcagtgttttcttatttgatacagaaaataaactgttgcTGCAGCAGCGGTCAAATGCAAAAATTACATTTCCAG ATTGTTTTACCAACACTTGTTGCAGTCACCCTCTAAGCCATCCActagaactggaagaaaataacGCTATTGGTGTTCGGAGAGCAGCGCAGAGACGACTGAAAGCAGAGTTAGGAATTCCCATGGAGCAG GTAACTCCAGAAGAGATCTCCTATCTGACACGAATTCACTACAAGGCCAAGTCTGATGGGATCTGGGGTGAACATGAGATAGACTATATCTTATTTGTGCAGAAGGATGTAACGCTGAACCCTGACCCTAATGAGATCCAAAGCTACTGCTACGTGACGCAGAAAGAACTGAAGCAGCTCTTGGACAAAGCCTCTAAGAATGAAGTGAAGATTACTCCGTGGTTTAAACTAATTGCAGAgacctttctttttaaatggtggGATAACTTACCTAACTTGAACAAGTTTGTTGATCATGAAAAAATACACCGAATGTAA